One segment of Solanum stenotomum isolate F172 chromosome 1, ASM1918654v1, whole genome shotgun sequence DNA contains the following:
- the LOC125867787 gene encoding protein ZINC INDUCED FACILITATOR-LIKE 1-like: protein MAGELETPLINKKYYYENCPGCNVDQHKSGQAGLPIKELFTIWIVILGTALPISSLFPFLYFMKKDFHIAKREEDISTYAGYVGSAFMLGRALTSVFWGAVADRYGRKPVIVFGTFVVVVFNTLFGLSVNFWMAITTRFLLGFLNGLIGPIKAYAAEIFREEYQALGMSTISTAWGIGLIIGPALGGFLAQPAEKYPDVFSKDSIFGRFPYFLPCLCISLFSLAVGIASFWLPETLHNHDSRMPPQSSYEALEEAASDAKDGNESAPKENLFKNWPLMSSIILYCVFSLHDMAYTEIFSLWTVSPRKFGGLGYSTVDVGEVLSISGFGLLVFQLSLYPLVEKCVGPIVIARVAGVLSILVLTSYPYIAMLSGIALSVAINFASVIKNALCISIITGLFILQNKAVDQRQRGAANGIAMTAMSIFKAIGPAGAGVLFSWAQKRLDASILPGDQVVFFVLNVIEAIGVLLTFKPFLVEKQTT, encoded by the exons atggcGGGCGAATTAGAAACTCCGCtgataaataagaaatattacTACGAAAACTGTCCGGGTTGTAATGTGGATCAACACAAGTCGGGTCAAGCGGGTTTACCCATTAAGGAGCTCTTCACTATATGGATTGTCATCCTTGGTACAG CACTTCCAATATCATCACTCTTTCCATTTCTTTATTTCATG AAAAAGGACTTTCACATTGCAAAGAGAGAGGAAGATATTAGTACATATGCAGGTTATGTAG GTTCTGCATTTATGCTTGGAAGAGCTTTGACATCTGTTTTTTGGGGAGCAGTGGCTGATCGATATGGACGAAAACCAGTTATAGTTTTCGGCACTTTTGTAGT GGTTGTTTTCAATACTCTCTTTGGTCTTAGTGTCAACTTTTGGATGGCAATCACTACGCGatttcttcttggttttttaaaTGGTTTGATTGGACCAATAAAG GCATATGCTGCAGAAATCTTTCGTGAAGAATATCAAGCACTGGGAATGTCAACG ATTAGTACTGCTTGGGGGATTGGATTGATTATTGGTCCAGCTTTAGGAGGCTTCCTTGCTCAG CCTGCAGAGAAATATCCAGACGTATTCTCAAAGGATTCTATATTTGGGAG ATTTCCCTACTTCCTGCCTTGCTTATGCATATCACTGTTTTCCTTGGCTGTGGGTATTGCTTCATTTTGGCTCCCG GAAACATTACACAATCATGATTCAAGAATGCCGCCTCAAAGTTCATATGAGGCTCTGGAGGAGGCTGCATCTGATGCAAAAGACGGAAATGAATCAGCCCCAAAAGAAAACCTTTTTAAGAACTGGCCATTGATGTCATCGATCATCTTATACTGTGTCTTTTCTCTTCATGATATGGCTTATACAGAG ATCTTCTCATTATGGACTGTGAGCCCCAGAAAGTTTGGAGGCTTAGGTTATTCAACTGTTGATGTTGGTGAAGTACTATCGATCTCAG GATTCGGCCTTCTAGTCTTTCAACTATCTCTATATCCATTGGTTGAGAAGTGTGTTGGCCCTATCGTCATTGCTCGAGTTGCAGGA GTTTTGTCCATTCTTGTGCTGACAAGTTACCCTTATATCGCCATGCTATCTGGGATCGCCCTCTCTGTTGCAATAAATTTTGCATCTGTGATCAAGAATGCTTTATGT ATATCTATCATAACAGGGTTGTTCATATTGCAAAACAAAGCAGTG GACCAGAGACAGCGTGGAGCTGCTAATGGAATTGCTATGACAGCAATGTCAATTTTTAAAGCTATAGGTCCAGCAGGGGCAGGAGTACT CTTTTCTTGGGCACAAAAAAGGCTTGACGCTTCCATTCTTCCAG GTGATCAAGTGGTGTTCTTTGTGCTGAATGTGATTGAGGCAATTGGTGTGTTGCTGACATTCAAACCATTCCTTGTTGAAAAACAAACAACTTGA